The Streptomyces collinus DNA segment CCCCAATCTGCGGGGCATGTCCTACCGGGCGCAGAAGCGCGAGATCTGCGGCATGCAGAGCTACCTGGAGCGGCGGTTCGGCAAGCGCCCCACCCTCTTCCGCCCGCCCTACGGCAGCTACGACCGGGCGACCCTGCGCGCCGCCAAGACCTGCGGCATCGCGTACGCGCCCCTGTGGAACCAGGAGGTCTTCGCCGACCACTGGGAGTACCGCGAAGGGGACCGCAAGCTGCGCCCGGGGGACATCGTCCTCACGCACTTCCGGGGCCCCGAACAGTGGAAGGGCACGATGGCCGACATGATCCGCCGCTTCCTGAACAAGGTGACGGCCCAGGGGTACGCGGTCGGGCGGCTGGAGGACTACCTGTGAGGCGGCCGGCCGCCGCCGTGCTGTGCGCGGTCCTCGTGGCCGGCTGCGCCGGGGGCCCGGCGGAGCGGCCGGGCGCCGCCGACGGCCGGGCGCAGGACCCGGCACGCGCGGAGGGCGCCACCCACCCGCTGCCGCCCGTCGTGGACCACGTCCCCACCCGCGAACCCGTCGTCTTCCTCACCTACGACGACGGCGCCGAGCGCGACCCCCGCTTCGTCGGCCTCGTCCGTGAACGGCGCCTCCCCGTCAGCATGTTCCTCACGGACAGCGTCGTGGGACCCGGCTACGGCCACTTCGCCCGGCTGCGCGCGGTCGGCGCGTCCATCCAGAACCACACCCTCGACCACCCCGCCCTGCGCGGCCTGCCCTACGCCGGCCAGCGCGCCGAGATCTGCGGCCAGCAGCACAAACTCCGCTCCCGCTTCGGCATCAGCCCCCGCCTCTTCCGCCCGCCCTACGGCACCTACGACCGGACGACCCTGCGCGCGGCGGCCGACTGCGGCATCACGGCGGTCGTACTGTGGCGCGCGTCCCTGAACGCCGAGGGCGGACTGACGTACACCCGGGGTGAGCCGGGCCTGCGGCCGGGCGACATCGTCTCGGTTCCGGCGGGCGAGACGATGTCTCCGAGCCTGACGGAACGGACCGTGCGGCTGCTGCGCGAGATCGAGCGGAAGGGGCTTCGGGTGGGGCGCCTGGAGGACCACCTGTAGGACCGCCCGCCGGGTCGGCCGGAGAGAGTGCCCGGCCGACGCGCCGTCCGCAATTAGCAGTCCGCTTGACCGAGTGCTAATCGCAGTCATAGTCTCGGCTCTGGCACTCCCCCTAGGAGAGTGCCAACACAGCGACGGGCAGGTCCGGCACCCGCGACGACGGATCCACCTGGTCGCCACCTCAGACAGTTAACCCCGTGAGATCTCCGAAGGGGGAGGTCGGATCGTGACGACCACCAGCTCCAAGGTTGCCATCAAGCCGCTCGAGGACCGCATTGTGGTCCAGCCGCTCGACGCCGAGCAGACCACCGCCTCTGGCCTGGTCATCCCGGACACCGCCAAGGAGAAGCCCCAGGAGGGCGTCGTCCTGGCCGTGGGCCCGGGCCGCTTCGAGGACGGCAACCGTCTTCCGCTCGACGTCTCCGTCGGCGACGTCGTGCTCTACAGCAAGTACGGCGGCACCGAGGTGAAGTACAACGGCGAGGAGTACCTCGTCCTCTCGGCCCGCGACGTGCTCGCGATCGTCGAGAAGTAATTCACCCGGCATTACCAGCATTGCAGTGGACTGCGCCCCTGGCCCCCGCGACCTTATGAAGCCGGGCGTCGGGGGCGCGGTTCGTTTCACCCACGTTTTCCGAGAGGGCTGAACCGCTCCCATGGCGAAGATTCTGAAGTTCGACGAGGACGCCCGTCGCGCCCTCGAGCGCGGCGTCAACAAGCTTGCCGACACGGTCAAGGTGACGATCGGCCCCAAGGGCCGCAACGTCGTCATCGACAAGAAGTTCGGCGCTCCCACCATCACCAACGACGGTGTGACCATCGCCCGCGAGGTCGAGGTCGAGGACCCGTACGAGAACCTCGGTGCCCAGCTGGTCAAGGAGGTGGCGACCAAGACCAACGACATCGCGGGTGACGGTACGACCACCGCGACCGTGCTCGCCCAGGCGCTCGTGCGCGAGGGCCTCAAGAACGTCGCCGCCGGCGCCTCCCCGGCCGCCCTGAAGAAGGGCATCGACGCCGCCGTCGCCGCGGTCTCCGAGGAGCTCCTCGCGACCGCCCGTCCGATCGACGAGAAGTCCGACATCGCCGCCGTCGCCGGTCTGTCCGCCCAGGACACCCAGGTCGGCGAGCTCATCGCCGAGGCCATGGACAAGGTCGGCAAGGACGGTGTCATCACCGTCGAGGAGTCCAACACCTTCGGTCTGGAGCTGGACTTCACCGAGGGCATGGCCTTCGACAAGGGCTACCTGTCGCCGTACTTCGTGACGGACCAGGAGCGCATGGAAGCCGTCCTGGACGACCCGTACATCCTCATCACGCAGGGCAAGATCTCCGCCATCGCGGACCTCCTGCCGCTGCTGGAGAAGGTCATCCAGTCCAACGCCTCCAAGCCGCTGCTGATCATCGCCGAGGACGTCGAGGGCGAGGCCCTCTCCACCCTCGTCGTGAACAAGATCCGCGGCACGTTCAACGCCGTCGCCGTGAAGGCCCCCGGCTTCGGCGACCGCCGCAAGGCGATGCTGCAGGACCTGGCCGTCCTCACCGGCGCCACGGTCGTCTCCGAGGAGGTCGGCCTCAAGCTCGACCAGGTCGGCCTGGACGTGCTCGGCTCCGCCCGCCGCGTCACCGTCACGAAGGACGACACCACGGTCGTCGACGGCGCCGGCAACAAGGACGACGTGCAGGGCCGCGTCGCCCAGATCAAGGCCGAGATCGAGTCCACCGACTCCGACTGGGACCGCGAGAAGCTCCAGGAGCGCCTCGCGAAGCTGGCCGGCGGCGTGTGCGTCATCCGCGTGGGTGCCGCCACCGAGGTCGAGCTCAAGGAGCGCAAGCACCGTCTGGAGGATGCCATCTCCGCGACCCGCGCCGCGGTCGAGGAGGGCATCGTCTCCGGTGGTGGCTCCGCGCTGGTCCACGCCGTCAAGGTCCTCGAGGGCAACCTCGGCAAGACCGGCGACGAGGCCACCGGTGTCGCGGTCGTCCGCAAGGCCGCCGTCGAGCCGCTGCGCTGGATCGCCGAGAACGCCGGCCTGGAGGGCTACGTCATCACCTCCAAGGTCGCCGAGCTCGACAAGGGCCAGGGCTTCAACGCCGCCACCGGCGAGTACGGCGACCTGGTCAAGGCCGGCGTCATCGACCCGGTCAAGGTCACCCGCTCCGCCCTGGAGAACGCCGCCTCCATCGCCTCCCTCCTCCTCACGACCGAGACCCTGGTCGTCGAGAAGAAGGAAGAGGAGGAGCCGGCCGCCGCGGGCCACGGCCACGGCCACGCCCACTGAGGCACCGGCCTGGTAGCAGAAGCCCCCGTTCCGCCCAGGCGGGACGGGGGCTTCTCCCGTAGGTCCTGCCGGTCACAGCTCCAGCGGGTCGAGCACTCCGAGCTGCTGCATCAGCCCCAGCCGGTCGTACTGCCACCAGCCCTCGGCGATCTTCCCGTCCGGCGTGCAGCGGTGGACGGTCGTCCCGGTCATGGTGACCTCCTGGCCGGTCGGCGCGATCCCGAGGAAGTCGCCGGTGTGACGCCCGTGGAAGGTCCACCGGGTGCAGACCCGGTCGCCCTGCGCCATCTGGTCCTCGATGGTGAACGAGAAGTCGAACCCGCCCCGCCACACCTCCACCTCGCGCCGGAGCGCGTCGAGCCCGATGACGTCCTGCACATTGGCGGGATCGTGGTCGTGGTAGTCCTCGATGAACACGTCGTTGAACGGCGGCGCGTCCCCCTGGCCCGGTGCGAGCTCGAAGAACCTGCGCGCGGTGGCCGCGTACAGCTGCTCGTCCCGCACCACGTCCAGGTCCGTGAAGGTCGGCGTCTCCTCGCAGAGCGCCACCATGTCCTGGAAGATCCGGTCGGTCTCCGGCAGCCCGGAGTTGCGCATCGCCTCCTCGTACGAGGGGAACTCCACGATCTCCACGATGTGCGAGGAGTCGGCCCGGTCCTTCGCCACCACACTGTGCGACGCGGTCCGCTTCCCCTTGGTCTGCTCGACCCACCGGTCCATCAGCCGGTTCATCTCGTCGAGCCGGCTGGTCCTGCATTCGATGAGCTGTACGAAGGTCATGGCCTCGCCTCCGGCCCCCCTGGGTCCGGCTGAACAGCTTCATTGTCCCAAGGGGAGTGCCCGGGTGCCTCCCGGCTGCCGGCGGAGGAAGAGGAGCCGGCCGACGCGCGCCTACTGCGGCCCGTACTTCCGGCCCGTCCTGGAGGACACCGCCCCCAGCATCCCCCGCGGCACCAGCTTCGCCGCCCCCATCAGCGCCTTGTAGCGCGGGTCCGGGATGGACAGCGTCCTGCCACGCGCCAGATCGTGCAGCGCCGCCGCCACCAGCTTGTCCGCGTCCAGCCACATCCAGCCCGGGATGTTGTCGGTGCCCATCCCCGCCCGGTCGTGGAACTCGGTGCGCACGAAACCCGGGCAGAGCGCCATCAGCCGTACGCCGCTGCCGGCCAGGTCGCGTGCCGCACCCTGCGTGAACTGCACGACCCAGGCCTTGGAGGCGCCGTAGGTACCGCGGGGCACGAAGGCGGCCACCGACGCGACGTTGACCACGCCGCCCCGGCCGCGCTCGCGCATGGCCTCGGTCGCCGCCGACGTCAGCCGCAGCACCGCCTCGCAGTGCACCTTGAGCATCCGCAGCTCGTCGGCCATGGAGACGTCGAGGTAGCGGCCCTTGTTGCCGAACCCGGCGTTGTTGATCAGCAGGTCGACGGGGTTCTTGCGGTCGCCGAGGCGCCCGGCCACCGCCTCGATCCCCTTGTCCTCGGCCAGGTCGGCCGTCAGCACCTCCGCCTCGATGCCGTGCCGGTCGTGCAGCTCGGTCGCCTGCTCGCGAAGCCGCTTGGTGTCGCGGGCCACCAGCACCAGGTTGTGCCCGTCCGCCGCCAGTCGCCGCGCGAACGCGGCCCCGATGCCTGCCGTCGATCCCGTAATCAGAGCCGTTGTCATGGCAGAAGGTTAGTGACCTGGACTGAGTGCGTCCGCTTCCCCGTGGGGCCGTCCGTGGTGAAGGGTCCGTGGAGACAGGCGTGGTGAGCGGCGATCAGGCCCCGTACTTCTCCTCGTACTCCCGAGCCGTCCGCAGCAGCTCAGGGTGCAGGGCCTCGCCGGCGGCCAGCAGGCGCGGCAGCAGCGTCCGCTCGGTCGTCACCGCCCGGAACTGCAGGGCCACCGTCACGTCGTGGCGGGGCCGGTGCACGATCTCGACGGCATCGCCCGCGCGGATCTCCCCGGGCACGATCACCCGCAGATACGCCCCCGGCGCACCCCGCTGCGTGAACCGCTTGACCCAGCCCTTCTCGCCCAGGTGGCCCTGGAACGTCCGGCACGGGATCCGGCCGGAGGTGACCTCCAGCACCACCTCGGGCCCCACCCGCCAGCGCTCGCCGATCAGCGCACCGGACACGTCCAGTCCGCTGGTCGTGAGGTTCTCGCCGAACGCGCCGTCGGCCAGCGTCCGGCCCAGCTCGCGCTCCCACTCGTCCAGGTCCTCGCGGGCCATGGCGTACACCGCCTGGTCGTCGCCGCCGTGGTGCTCCAGCTTGCACACCGCGTCACCGGCCAGCCCGCTCCCGCCGACGCCCTTGGGCCCGGGCGCCGACACCCGCACCGGCCCGTCGACCGGCCGCTTGTCGATCCCGGTCACGCCCCCGGGGCCGTCCGCGTACGGCGCGGCCTCGGCGCGCCCCAGATTCACAGACAGAAGCTTCATGCTCCGCACGGTAAGCGACCACACCCCAAAGCGTCGACGCATTATTCGCATCACCATCAAAGGGTCGCTTATCCTCGAAGGGTGATCGAAGCTCGTCATCTCCGCGTCCTGCGCGCCGTCGCGACCACCGGCTCCTTCTCCGCCGCGGGCCGCGAGCTGGGCTGCACCCAGCCCGCCGTGAGCCAGCAGATGAAGGCCCTGGAGACCTCCGTCGGCACGCCGCTGCTGATCCGCACCGGACGGGAGATGCGTCTGACCCAGGCCGGCGAGGCCCTGGTGCGGCACGCCACCGGCATCCTCGCCGGGCTCACGGCCGCCGAGGAGGAGGTCGCCGCCATCGCCGGGCTGCGCGCGGGCCGGGTCCGGCTCGTCTCCTTCCCCAGCGGCAGCTCCACCCTCGTCCCCACGGCCCTCGCGGCGCTGCGCGCGGCGCACCCGGGCACCCGCGTCTCCCTGGAGGAGGCCGAGCCGCCCGCCTCCGTGGGCCTGCTGCGCGAGGGCGACTGCGACGTGGCGCTCGCCTTCCGCTACGAGGGGGCGGCGGGCGCGGAGGAGTGGGACGACCTCGTCGTACGGCCGCTGCTGTCGGACCGGCTCGTCGCACTCGTGCCGGAGCGGCACAGGCTCGCGGGCGCGGAGTCCGTCGCCATCGGCGAGCTCACCGAGGAGCCGTGGATCGCGGGCTGCCCGCGCTGTCGCGGACAGCTGGTCGAGGTGTGCGCGGCGGCCGGCTTCACCCCGCGCATCGACTTCGCGACCGATGACTACCCGGCCGTCGTCGGCCTCGTCGGCGCCGGTCTGGGCGTGGCCGTGCTGCCCCAGCTGGCCGTCGAGTCGGTACGGCCCCGGGGGGTGCGCACCGTTCGCCTCGAACCGGCGGTGCGCCGGGAGATCGTCGCGCTCACCCTGCCCGACCTCGCACAGGTCCCGGCCGTGGCGGCGACGCTCGACCAACTGGCCCGGGCCGCTCGCCGCTAGCGCGGCCCACGCGTCCCAAAAACCAACGGCACGCGTGCGCGTGCCCGTTTGCAGAAACGTTCCTTCAGTTGTTCGAGACGGTGTGCCCGCCCGATGCCGACGCCGACACCAGCCGGTTGCGCGCCCGCCCCATCAGCTCTTCGCGCTCGTCCTCGGTCAGCCCGCCCCACACGCCGTACGGCTCACGCACCGCCAGGGCGTGGGCGGCGCACTCGGCGCGTACCGGGCACCTCATGCAGACCTCTTTGGCCGAGTTCTCACGAGCGCTCCTCGCCGCACCGCGCTCACCCTCCGGATGGAAGAAGAGCGAGCTGTCCACGCCGCGACAGGCAGCCAGCAGCTGCCAGTCCCACAGGTCCGCGTTCGGTCCGGGAAGGCGGGAGAAATCTGCCATTACGTGACCCCTTGTTGCCGTTCTGGGCGGATCCGGTGTCTACGACCGTACAACTACGATCTAAGGAGATGAAAATATGACTCATTGCGAATCTAGCTCCAGACACTGGCAAAGCGGAAGAAATGGGTCTGAATGGGGCATAGGTTGTGATGAAAGTTCGAGGGTCTGCTGCGCATATCTGCACCGTGTCCGCCCCCTCACGTAGAGTGCCGAAGATGGCAGCCGCCCCCGTAACTCTTTCGAGTGACCGTCGTTGAGAGTGCGAGGCGGTTGAAGGAACAAGCGCTCGGACGGGTGTCCGAGGCGGTCGACCGCACAGGTGACGATTTCGTACCAGCCTGGAGGCTCAAGGTGACGCGCATCAGCTGCGGAGGGCGGTCATGACATCCGTCCTCGTCTGCGACGACTCCCCGCTTGCCCGAGAGGCGCTCCGTCGTGCGGTCGCGACCGTGCCCGGCGTAGAGCGCGTGACGACGGCGGCCAACGGCGAGGAAGTCCTCCGCCGCTGGGGGGCCGACCGCTCGGACCTGATTCTGATGGACGTACGCATGCCCGGACTGGGCGGCGTCGAGACGGTCCGGCGGCTGCTGTCCGCCGACCCCGGTGCGCGCATCATCATGCTCACCGTCGCCGAGGACCTGGACGGCGTGGCCCTCGCGGTCGCCGCCGGTGCCCGCGGCTATCTGCACAAGGACGCCTCCCGCGCGGAACTGCGCGCGACGGTGACCCAGGCCCTGGCCGACCCGACCTGGCGGCTCGCCCCGCGCCGGCTGCGCTCGGCCGAGATGGGCGCGGCGCCCACGCTCACGGCGCGTGAGATCCAGGTCCTCGAAGGTATGAGCCACGGCCGCTCGAACGCGGAGATCGGCCGCGAGCTGTTCCTCTCCGAGGACACCGTCAAGACGCACGCCCGGCGGCTGTTCAAGAAGCTGGGCGCCTCGGACCGGGCCCACGCCGTGGCGCTCGGCTTCCGGTGGGGACTGGTGCGCTAGGGCCTGTCCTTCGGATCGGGTCGGCTTCGACGCGCGGCCTCCGGCGAGAGCCGGAGAGCGGGGGCACGCGGATGCCCCCGCGTGAGCCGTACCCGCGCGGACCGGAGCCGGCGGCCGACGGCGACGCCGGCAGGGGGCCGCTCCCGCCCCGGCGAGGCCGACAGCCCGGGAGGGCGCGGGCTGGGGCCGAGGTCCCCGGGATGATCCGAACGGCAGGTCCCAGAGGTCGTGGTGAGGGCACGGAACGCCAGGTGGGCGTGGGTGGACCGGGGGTCCGCCCAGGGCCCGCTGCTCGTTTCGCCGCGGATGCCGCATCCTTGAGGGTGTGGAGTTCCTCGGGGACGAGTCGGTCGAGCGGAAGGGGAGGGCGCAGGGGATGAGTGCCGGCGCACCTGCTCATAACGCTTCGGTGCACAACAACGGGAGCGGTGCCGCGGAGCCGGCGGCCGCAAGGCACCATGGACCGATGCGCGACGACGAGGCGGCCCATGCCCAGGGCGCGATCGGTGCGCTCGTCCACCGCGCCGTCGACGGGGACGAGCAGGCGACGCACGACCTGCTCGCCCATGTCCACCCCTTGGCCCTGCGCTACTGCCGCACCCGTCTGTCCCGTCTCCCGGGCGACGCGCGGCACTTCGTGGAGGACCTCGCGCAGGAGGTCTGCGTGGCGGTGCTCCTCGCACTGCCCCGCTACCGGGACACCGGCCGCCCGTTCGAGGCGTTCGTCTTCGCCATCGCCGCGCACAAGGTCGCCGACCTCCAGCGCGCGGCGATGCGTCACCCCGGCTCGACGGCCGTCCCCTCCGACGAGATGCCCGAGCGCCCGGACGACTCCCTCGGCCCGGAGGAGCGCGCCCTGCTCAGCAGCGACGCGGAATGGGCCAAGAAACTCCTGGCCAACCTCCCCGAGAACCAGCGGGAGCTGCTCCTGCTGCGGATCGCGGTGGGGCTGACGGCCGAGGAGACCGGCCAGATGTTGGGAATGTCACCCGGGGCGGTCCGGGTGGCTCAGCACAGGGCGCTGAGCCGGCTGCGGGCGCTGGCCGAGCAGTAGCCCTGCTTGAAGAACCCCTGAGTTGAACAGGCGGTGCGCCGCTTCCGTACGAACATACGAAGCCCGGAGCCAGGCGGAACCGTGGAATGAGACAGCCTCGCTTCCCGTTAGCATGGACATCCGCACCGATCAAGGCCATTTGGGGAAGGTGTCATGACTGCCAACGTCGACGGAGTGCCCGGTAAATTCGCGACACTCGGGCTGACCTACGACGACGTGCTGCTGCTGCCGGGTGCATCCGAAGTGCTCCCCAACGCGGTCGACACCTCGTCCCGCATCTCCCGCAACGTCCGGGTCAACATCCCGCTGCTCTCCGCGGCGATGGACAAGGTGACCGAGTCCCGCATGGCGATCGCGATGGCCCGCCAGGGCGGCGTCGGCGTGCTGCACCGCAACCTCTCCATCGAGGACCAGGTCAACCAGGTCGACCTGGTGAAGCGCTCCGAGTCCGGCATGGTCACCGACCCGATCACGGTGCACCCCGACGCCACGCTGGGCGAGGCCGACGCCCTGTGCGCCAAGTTCCGCATCAGCGGCGTCCCGGTCACCGACGGCAACAAGAAGCTGCTCGGCATCGTCACCAACCGCGACATGGCCTTCGAGACCGACCGCACGCGTCAGGTGCGCGAGGTCATGACGCCGATGCCGCTGGTCACCGGCAAGGTCGGCATCTCCGGCGCCGACGCCATGGAGCTGTTGCGCCGCCACAAGATCGAGAAGCTTCCCCTGGTCGACGACGCGGGTGTCCTCAAGGGCCTCATCACGGTCAAGGACTTCGTCAAGGCCGAGCAGTACCCCAACGCGGCCAAGGACTCCGAGGGCCGGCTGCTCGTCGGTGCGGCCGTGGGAGCCAGCCCCGAGGCCCTGGAGCGTGCCCAGGCGCTCGCCGGTGCCGGTGTGGACTTCCTGGTCGTCGACACCTCGCACGGCCACAACAGCAACGCCCTCAGCTGGATGGCGAAGATCAAGTCGAGCGTCGGCGTCGACGTGATCGGCGGCAACGTCGCCACGCGTGACGGCGCCCAGGCGCTGATCGACGCCGGCGTCGACGGCATCAAGGTGGGCGTGGGCCCCGGCTCGATCTGCACCACCCGCGTGGTCGCCGGTATCGGCGTCCCGCAGGTCACGGCCATCTACGAGGCGTCCCTCGCGGCCCGCCCGGCCGGTATCCCGCTGATCGGCGACGGCGGCCTGCAGTACTCCGGCGACATCGGCAAGGCCCTGGCCGCCGGTGCCGACACCGTGATGCTGGGCAGTCTCCTCGCCGGCTGTGAGGAGTCCCCGGGCGAGCTGCAGTTCATCAACGGCAAGCAGTTCAAGTCGTACCGCGGCATGGGCTCGCTCGGCGCGATGCAGTCCCGCGGCCAGGCCAAGTCGTACTCCAAGGACCGTTACTTCCAGGCCGAGGTCGGCTCCGACGACAAGCTCGTGCCCGAGGGCATCGAGGGCCAGGTGCCCTACCGCGGCCCGCTGGCCAACGTCCTGCACCAGCTCGTCGGCGGTCTGCGCCAGACCATGGGCTACGTGGGCGCCGCATCCATCGACGAGATGGAGACCAAGGGCCGCTTCGTCCGGATCACCTCCGCGGGCCTCAAGGAGAGCCACCCGCACGACATCCAGATGACGGTCGAGGCACCGAACTACAGCCGCAGCAAGTAGCGGCCGGCCTCCCAGGGCGGCTCCGGAGCATCCGGGGCCGCCCTCGCCGTGCCCGTCGGCGATACTGGAAGACGCTGCAACGCATCAGGGAAAGGCCACAGACGTGACTGAGATCGAGATCGGGCGCGGCAAGCGCGGCCGCCGGGCGTACGCCTTCGACGACATCGCCGTCGTCCCCAGCCGCCGTACGCGGGACCCGAAGGAGGTCTCGATCGCCTGGCAGATCGACGCCTACCGCTTCGAGCTGCCCTTCCTGGCCGCCCCCATGGACTCGGTCGTCTCCCCGGCCACCGCCATCCGTATCGGCGAGCTCGGCGGCCTCGGCGTGCTGAACCTCGAAGGCCTGTGGACGCGCTACGAGGACCCGCAGCCGTTGCTCGACGAGATCACCGGGCTGGACGCGGAGACCGCGACCCGCCGTCTGCAGGAGATCTATGCGGCTCCCATCAAGGAGGAGCTGATCGGGCAGCGCCTCAAGGAGGTGCGCGACTCCGGCGTCGTCACCGCCGCCGCGCTCTCCCCGCAGCGCACCGCCCAGTTCTCCAAGGCCGTCGTGGACGCGGGCGTGGACATCTTCGTCATCCGCGGTACGACGGTCTCCGCCGAGCACGTCTCCGGCGCGCACGAGCCGCTCAACCTCAAGCAGTTCATCTACGAGCTGGACGTCCCGGTGATCGTCGGCGGCTGCGCCACGTACACGGCGGCCCTGCACCTGATGCGCACCGGCGCGGCGGGTGTGCTGGTCGGCTTCGGCGGCGGCGCCGCGCACACCACGCGCAACGTGCTCGGTATCCAGGTGCCCATGGCGACGGCGGTCGCCGACGTGGCCGCCGCGCGCCGCGACTACATGGACGAGTCGGGCGGCCGGTACGTGCACGTGATCGCGGACGGCGGTGTCGGCTGGTCCGGCGACCTGCCCAAGGCGATCGCCTGCGGCGCGGACTCGGTGATGATGGGCTCCCCGCTGGCCCGTGCCACGGACGGGCCGGGCCGTGGCCACCACTGGGGCATGGAGGCCGTGAACGAGGAGCTGCCGCGCGGCAAGAAGGTCGCCCTCGGTACGGTCGGCACCCTGGAGGAGATCCTCACGGGCCCGTCCCACACCCCCGACGGCTCGATGAACCTCTTCGGCGCCCTGCGCCGCGCCATGTCCATGACGGGCTACAGCGAGCTCAAGGAGTTCCAGCGCGTCGAGGTGACGGTGGCGGACTCACAGCACTCGCGGTAGTCCGTTCCGACGGAGAAGGGCCTGGTCACTCGGGGGAGTGACCGGGCCCTTTTGCGTGCCCAAGTGGCTCTGGCGGGGCGCGTGTTGCCGTTGGGGGGCGCACGGGTGCCTTCGGGCCCTTCGGCCCCGTGGAAGGCGGTTTCGAGGCGCTAGTGTCCTTGATCGGCGCCCCGGTTCTTCTGGGTGCCCCCTTCCAAGGACATGGTCCGGACCCCGCCCTCGGGGCCCGGCCCGAATTCCGACGTGCCGCCTACCGGGTCGCTGGGCGGCGTGGTGGAAGGGGGCGCCCATGGGACGTCACCGCAAGCCCACCCGCTGGGACCGACTCCGTCTTCGGATGGTGCAGTGCCGGAGGAGGTGGATCTTGCGGATTTTCGGATGGTGAGCGGCCGCCCCCACGAGAACTAGGGGCGGACACTCCGTGATCCATCCAGGAGCCTGCCGCAGTGGCCACTGCGGTGGGCTCCACCTGTGTCCGTAAGGTACCCGCGCCGCGTGCCTCATGCCACCAGTCGCCTGGGCTCACGCACCCCGCGCGCCCCCCTTCACAACCGATGCGCCGCCCCCGTAGGCGCCGCCCCTCGCGTGTCCAGCAGCAGCTGGGCCTTCACCGACAGGCCCTGGAGGTCATACGTGCGGTGCTGCTGGAGGAGGATGGTCAGGTCCGCGTCGGCTGCTGCCTCGTAGAGGGAGTCAGCGCGGGGGATCGGGTGGTCGTAGACGCTCCAGGACGGGACGTACGGGTCGTGGTAGCTGACCGTCGCGCCCAGTTCCCTCAGACGCAGGGCGATCTCCCGGGCCGGAGTGCCCTGGAGGTCGGCGAGGTCGGGCTTGTAGGTGACGCCGAGGAGGAGCACGCGGGCGCCCCGGGCCGACTTGCCGTGTTCGTTGAGGAGGGCGGCGGCGCGCTGGACGACGTAGCCCGGCATGCGGTTGTTGACCTCCTGGGCCAGTTCCACCATGCGCAGCCCGCGGCCGCCGCCGGCGGTCATGTCCTGGGGGACGGAGTGGCCGCCGACGCCGGGGCCCGGGCGGAAGGCCTGGAAGCCGAACGGCTTGGTCTCCGCGCAGCGGATGACGTCCCACAGGTCGACGCCCAGGTCGTTGCAGAGGACGGCCATCTCGTTGACGAGGGCGATGTTCACGTGCCGGTAGTTGGTCTCCAGCAACTGCACGGTCTCCGCTTCGCGGGGTCCACGCGCACGTACCACCTTGTCGGTCAGCCGTGCGTGGAACGCGGCGGCCGACTCGGTGCAGGCCGGGGTGAGGCC contains these protein-coding regions:
- a CDS encoding GuaB3 family IMP dehydrogenase-related protein: MTEIEIGRGKRGRRAYAFDDIAVVPSRRTRDPKEVSIAWQIDAYRFELPFLAAPMDSVVSPATAIRIGELGGLGVLNLEGLWTRYEDPQPLLDEITGLDAETATRRLQEIYAAPIKEELIGQRLKEVRDSGVVTAAALSPQRTAQFSKAVVDAGVDIFVIRGTTVSAEHVSGAHEPLNLKQFIYELDVPVIVGGCATYTAALHLMRTGAAGVLVGFGGGAAHTTRNVLGIQVPMATAVADVAAARRDYMDESGGRYVHVIADGGVGWSGDLPKAIACGADSVMMGSPLARATDGPGRGHHWGMEAVNEELPRGKKVALGTVGTLEEILTGPSHTPDGSMNLFGALRRAMSMTGYSELKEFQRVEVTVADSQHSR
- a CDS encoding response regulator transcription factor; the protein is MTSVLVCDDSPLAREALRRAVATVPGVERVTTAANGEEVLRRWGADRSDLILMDVRMPGLGGVETVRRLLSADPGARIIMLTVAEDLDGVALAVAAGARGYLHKDASRAELRATVTQALADPTWRLAPRRLRSAEMGAAPTLTAREIQVLEGMSHGRSNAEIGRELFLSEDTVKTHARRLFKKLGASDRAHAVALGFRWGLVR
- the guaB gene encoding IMP dehydrogenase, producing the protein MTANVDGVPGKFATLGLTYDDVLLLPGASEVLPNAVDTSSRISRNVRVNIPLLSAAMDKVTESRMAIAMARQGGVGVLHRNLSIEDQVNQVDLVKRSESGMVTDPITVHPDATLGEADALCAKFRISGVPVTDGNKKLLGIVTNRDMAFETDRTRQVREVMTPMPLVTGKVGISGADAMELLRRHKIEKLPLVDDAGVLKGLITVKDFVKAEQYPNAAKDSEGRLLVGAAVGASPEALERAQALAGAGVDFLVVDTSHGHNSNALSWMAKIKSSVGVDVIGGNVATRDGAQALIDAGVDGIKVGVGPGSICTTRVVAGIGVPQVTAIYEASLAARPAGIPLIGDGGLQYSGDIGKALAAGADTVMLGSLLAGCEESPGELQFINGKQFKSYRGMGSLGAMQSRGQAKSYSKDRYFQAEVGSDDKLVPEGIEGQVPYRGPLANVLHQLVGGLRQTMGYVGAASIDEMETKGRFVRITSAGLKESHPHDIQMTVEAPNYSRSK
- a CDS encoding sigma-70 family RNA polymerase sigma factor → MRDDEAAHAQGAIGALVHRAVDGDEQATHDLLAHVHPLALRYCRTRLSRLPGDARHFVEDLAQEVCVAVLLALPRYRDTGRPFEAFVFAIAAHKVADLQRAAMRHPGSTAVPSDEMPERPDDSLGPEERALLSSDAEWAKKLLANLPENQRELLLLRIAVGLTAEETGQMLGMSPGAVRVAQHRALSRLRALAEQ
- a CDS encoding nucleotide sugar dehydrogenase codes for the protein MPADLAVIGLGTYGLPLAQAAVAAGIPTIGYRTGPEAGSLSPAELRRMLAGGFRPTTDPAELGRVRTAVICAPTPRGADGGLDLSQLETAARTLAAHLRPHTTVILESPVYPGTTEGFLRPLLEEGSGLRAGRDFHLAYSPSRVDPGNRDVTPATTPKVIGGLTPACTESAAAFHARLTDKVVRARGPREAETVQLLETNYRHVNIALVNEMAVLCNDLGVDLWDVIRCAETKPFGFQAFRPGPGVGGHSVPQDMTAGGGRGLRMVELAQEVNNRMPGYVVQRAAALLNEHGKSARGARVLLLGVTYKPDLADLQGTPAREIALRLRELGATVSYHDPYVPSWSVYDHPIPRADSLYEAAADADLTILLQQHRTYDLQGLSVKAQLLLDTRGAAPTGAAHRL